A single Primulina eburnea isolate SZY01 chromosome 11, ASM2296580v1, whole genome shotgun sequence DNA region contains:
- the LOC140805447 gene encoding uncharacterized protein — translation MKITQSFTSVAYPQANGQTEVVNRVIVQALKTRLQVLPVEIGQTSSRVESYPDNNDQSPAMELDLVEEKRDRAFIRMEAYRSRVMKSYNRKVRIRDFEVEDLVMKKVNPAGDVGKLEAWWEGPYKITRRVSSGSFYLEDAQGHSLKRPWNVFILKKYYV, via the exons ATGAAGATCACTCAATCTTTCACCTCTGTTGCTTATCCTCAAGCTAATGgccaaacagaagttgtcaatagagttATTGTACAAGCACTGAAAACTAGGCTACAAG TCCTTCCAGTTGAGATCGGGCAAACTTCTTcccgggtagaatcttaccctGATAATAATGACCAAAGTCCGGCCATGGAATTGGACTTGGTAGAAGAAAAGAGAGACCGAGCATTCATTCGAATGGAGGCATACAGAAGCCGGGTTATGAAATCATATAACAGAAAGGTCCGGATCCGAGACTTCGAAGTAGAGGATCTAGTCATGAAGAAAGTCAACCCTGCAGGGGATGTTGGGAAGCTGGAAGCTTGGTGGGAAGGACCTTATAAAATCACCCGGAGAGTCAGCTCGGGATCCTTTTATTTAGAAGATGCTCAAGGACATTCTCTCAAAAGGCCTTGGaatgtatttattttaaagaagTATTATGTCTAA
- the LOC140805448 gene encoding uncharacterized protein, which yields MDLQCYHLEAVETALFGFVGHVVYPEGEIVLPLTLGSQDLKKTVMNSFTVVDSPSSFNIILGRPAMNELRAVVSTYHQKIKFPVGARVGEFRGDQPSSRKCYVEAVWVDQIKTKRKGKKASMDEVGGRVVEKGEVHFVAKEEQEMIEVEPGQQIWVARDLSASTRELTWISPLMSEHQLNILLGSHPVKQKKRHFGPEKDKVTDEQVKELLNAGHIWEIQFLTWLSNVVLVPKSTEKSRMCVDFRDLNKACPKDHHPLPKID from the exons ATGGATTTGCAGTGCTATCACTTGGAAGCTGTGGAAACTGCCCTATTTGGCTTTGTTGGCCACGTGGTTTACCCGGAAGGGGAGATTGTCTTACCACTAACCCTGGGCTCCCAAGATTTAAAAAAGACGGTGATGAATTCTTTCACTGTGGTGGACTCCCCATCATCATTTAATATCATTCTGGGGAGGCCGGCTATGAATGAGCTGAGGGCTGTGGTATCTACCTACCACCAAAAGATAAAGTTTCCTGTGGGAGCCCGGGTAGGAGAATTCCGGGGTGATCAACCTTCTTCCCGGAAATGCTATGTGGAGGCAGTTTGGGTTGATCAGATCAAAACCAAGAGGAAAGGGAAGAAAGCAAGTATGGATGAAGTAGGAGGAAGAGTGGTGGAGAAAGGAGAAGTACATTTTGTAGCAAAAGAGGAGCAGGAGATGATAGAAGTCGAACCAGGCCAGCAAATCTGGGTGGCTCGGGACCTCAGTGCATCCACCCGG GAGTTGACATGGATTTCTCCACTGATGTCGGAGCACCAACTGAACATTCTCCTGGGATCTCACCCGGTGAAGCAAAAGAAGAGACACTTTGGTCCTGAAAAGGACAAAGTTACTGATGAGCAAGTGAAAGAACTTTTGAATGCCGGTCACATTTGGGAAATTCAATTTCTTACATGGCTATCGAATGTGGTGTTGGTGCCTAAATCTACCGAGAAGTCGCGGATGTGTGTAGATTTCCGCGATCTTAATAAAGCttgtcccaaggatcatcatccCCTACCCAAGATTGATTAG